The nucleotide sequence AGATGGCAATACTTGGGGCAGAGCCTAAAGCGCTTACAGATTTCTTCGATGAACAATCGGCAATCGGTAGGTCCGTAGAGGGTCAATACCGAGTTTGGGGCCATTTTCAGTTTGTTGAAGGCCAGGTGCATAATGCCGTTGCGGTCTTCATAACTGAATATGCCGTAGGGTTGAATCTTTCTTTTTTGGGCGCGGTTGAATTCGGGGTAGTGGTGCTTGATGGCATTCGATTCCATCAACAGGGCCACGAGCTCGCTTCCCGAGAGTTCAAAATCGATATCGGCCGTGGCCTGGCAGAGCTGTATTTCCTTGGTAGACTTGTCGTAAAAATGGCTTAACACCCTCTTCTTGATGTTAATGGCCTTTCCTACATAGATGATTTTCCCCTTCCCGTCCTTGAAATAATAAATGCCGGGCGCTGCAGGCAGTTTTTCAAAGGCTTCCCTAGGCAGGGAAGAGGGTAGGGTGGTTTCCTGTGAGCGGGCGTTGAGGTGGCTCTTGAACACTTCTTCGGCCCCATCTGCGCGCAATAATTTTTTAAAAAGTAGGGTTGTGGCATGGGCATCGCCGCGGGCACGATGCCTGTCGGTCAAGGGAATGCCCAATGAAGAACATAGCTTTCCTAGACTGTACGAATGGTATCCAGGCAAGAGCTTACGCGATAAACGGACGGTACAGAGCTTTTTCCTAATAAAGTCCCTTCCCAAGAGTTTTAATTCGTTCTTGATTACATTGTAGTCGAAGTTTACGCTATGGGCTACAAAAATGGTGTTTTCCGTAATTTTCAGAATGTCATCCACAATTTCGTCCAGTGTAGGTGCATCACGGACCATATCGCCATCGATTCCCGTCAGTCGCGTGATGAAATAGGGTATTTCACATTGCGGGTTTACCAAGGAGGTAAACTCCTCGACGATTTCGTAACCGTCAAATTTAAAAATGGATATTTCGGTAATCTTATTACCCTTTATGCCATTGCCGGTGGTTTCTATGTCTACGATGCTGTACAAATGCGAATGAGGTGGAATTATACCCTAAAATTAAGCAAACTAAGGTCGACATAACAAAGTTTAACGTTATGTCGACAAGTGGGATAAGGTCCTAAAACCGTGGATGCCTCGATGACCGGGCTTTTGAGTCGATCAAACATTGTATAAAGAGCAGGCCAGAACGGGCCTAGGCCTATTTTTACGAAAAACGATACACATGCCGATCATAGGACATCTTATTAAGGGATTTATTGAAGTAAGGGATAAGCTTTCAGGATCGAAAGACCCTATAGCGGAACAAAAAGTCGTGCTTGACGAACTTTTAAAAAAGGCGGAAAACACCTCTTTCGGGAAGCATTATAACTTTAAGGCGATTCTAGAATCGGAATGCCCTGTCGAAGCATTTGCCAAGTCCGTTCCCTATTTCGATTACAACCGGATCGATAAGGAATGGTGGCAAAAACTACATGATGGGGAAGCGGATGTGACCTGGCCGGGCAGGCCCGATTATTTTGCCTTGAGTTCGGGCACTACGGGAAAGACGAGCAAAAAAATTCCCGTAACCGATGCTATGATAGACGCCATCCGAAAAACCGGGTTGGAACAGGTCTTTGCCTTGAGCAATTTCGACTTGCCCCCCGATTTCTTTGAACTTGGTATCTTGATGCTGGGCAGTTCAACGGATCTGAATAAGGTGGAAGGTCATCAAGAAGGGGAGATAAGCGGCATCAGTGCCAGTAATATTCCCACTTGGTTTCGCGGGTATTATAAGCCGGGCGAGGAAATAGCTGAAATCGATGATTGGGACGAACGCGTGCAAAAAATAGCCGAGGAAGCACCCAATTGGGATATTGGGGCATTGAGCGGAATTCCGTCGTGGATCGAGCTGATGTTACAAAAGGTCATAGATTACCATAATCTGAACCACATTCACGAGATTTGGCCCAACCTTCAGGTATATACTTCGGGAGGAGTGGCTTTTGGCCCGTATAAAAAGAGTTTTAACGCACTCTTGGGGAAACCCATTACCGTAATAGATACCTATTTGGCTTCGGAGGGATTTATGGCATTTCAGGCCAGGCCTGAAACCGATGCAATGCAGCTCTCTACCGACTCAGGTATCTATTTTGAGTT is from Zobellia galactanivorans and encodes:
- a CDS encoding exonuclease domain-containing protein, with protein sequence MYSIVDIETTGNGIKGNKITEISIFKFDGYEIVEEFTSLVNPQCEIPYFITRLTGIDGDMVRDAPTLDEIVDDILKITENTIFVAHSVNFDYNVIKNELKLLGRDFIRKKLCTVRLSRKLLPGYHSYSLGKLCSSLGIPLTDRHRARGDAHATTLLFKKLLRADGAEEVFKSHLNARSQETTLPSSLPREAFEKLPAAPGIYYFKDGKGKIIYVGKAINIKKRVLSHFYDKSTKEIQLCQATADIDFELSGSELVALLMESNAIKHHYPEFNRAQKRKIQPYGIFSYEDRNGIMHLAFNKLKMAPNSVLTLYGPTDCRLFIEEICKRFRLCPKYCHLQENVKSCSHYRIESCDGICREEEATDHYNEKVHRALHHIRAQKEDFVIREKGRNANEQAFVYVKNSTYMGYGFVDRQEHISAEHELETFLVQQNNTLETESIIKSYLSKNPDKIVILNSEHHND
- a CDS encoding GH3 family domain-containing protein, yielding MPIIGHLIKGFIEVRDKLSGSKDPIAEQKVVLDELLKKAENTSFGKHYNFKAILESECPVEAFAKSVPYFDYNRIDKEWWQKLHDGEADVTWPGRPDYFALSSGTTGKTSKKIPVTDAMIDAIRKTGLEQVFALSNFDLPPDFFELGILMLGSSTDLNKVEGHQEGEISGISASNIPTWFRGYYKPGEEIAEIDDWDERVQKIAEEAPNWDIGALSGIPSWIELMLQKVIDYHNLNHIHEIWPNLQVYTSGGVAFGPYKKSFNALLGKPITVIDTYLASEGFMAFQARPETDAMQLSTDSGIYFEFVPFEPEYIKPDGSLRDDAPALQLSEVEEGQDYVLLISTVSGAWRYLIGDTIAFTDVERAEIKITGRTKFFLNTVGSQLSVNKLDDGVQGLEEKFGIRIPEYTLCAKRIEGEFYHCWYLGTEDKTDDQELARALDASLKNANKNYKVARSKALKGVKVVSVPPSVFHDWNGKNKKKGGQVKMERVMGEEKFEEWEAFVKS